The genomic DNA GGTTTTGTATCATGCTGAAAATGTTTGCGTTCCACCCCTGCGGGGTCTTGCCTACCTCCGCTGCAATGGTGCCTACTTTTTCATTTACGTCCCCGAACATAGTTGACAGATTACCGTTTATCGCACCGATAAGGATTTCCTTTATCCATTCGTTAATCGCGTCAAGTATGCTCTCCATAGGCTACCCTCCGTAATCTTATCCGAACAGACCGGAAAGAAGCGGTACAAGGATAGTGCCGATAAGGGCAACGCCGCCGCCCGCCATGAGCTGCTTAATGCCTTGTGATTTTGCACCCGGATTGTCGTTTCCATATCCCTCCAAGAGATTGATAACGCCCCAAATGCCTAAGCCTGCGCCCAGTGCGATAACAAGGGTCTGTAATACGTCGATAGCAGAGTTAAAAAATTCCATAAAGCTCCTTTCTGCCGCAAATGCGGCTTGCCCTATAAAAGGGCATAAAAAACGGCGGTCAGTTTTGTAACTGCCGCGGTCATAAGTCCCCGCGCTGCTTATGTGTCTGCCGCGCGGCGGTATTCAGTTTTTAAGTGTGGGCGTTATGGATTTTCCAGTAGGGGCGCGTATTCTGTAAGTTGTCTGTTTCTTTGTTACTGCGTCAATTCCTCCTTTCTTTTCAGCCGGGAACACACATTTTTCGTCATTCCAAAAGATAGCTCCTACGCTGCATATACTCGGTAACGTAAAGGGTCTGTTCCCCTCCGCGTTCCTGCAAATACTCCCGCAGAGCGTTTTCTGCATTTTCTATCATCTTTGTAAAATAACGTTCACGACGTATATCATCAGTTTTTGTTTTCTGTCTGCTCATAGTATAACCTCCCGTAAAATCAAAGTTCCCGCCGCACCCGTTTCTGCTCATACAGGGCTTCACACCGTTTCACAAACTGCTGGATAGCTGCCTGCCGTTGCTGTTCCCGTCGCTCGGCAATGAAAACAAGCCCGTTTATGGCTTCTGTGATTTTCTTATCTTTTTTCTTCTGCATACGTCTATTCATGGTCGGTGTCCTCCTGCAAATCTGCTTCGCTGATTTCGTAATAGTCAAAGGGTTCGTCCGGCTTTACAAGGGCGGGTCTGCGCCTTAAATGCTTTTCCATATCAAAGGTATTTTTCTTGTCATAGTCGGAAAGATATTTATAGTTGGGGTGCTTTGTAATGTCGTACTTATCAGAGAAGAACGGGCGCACCCCGCGTAGCTGTAAGATACATTTCCCGCCGTCCATAACCGCAATTTCATCTTCCGTCATAAGCTGCTTGCCTAACTTCTGATAGTTCAGCCCATGCGATACCTCCCGCCCCCGGTTCTCGGAAGTGTTGAAGCTGTCAATGGTTTCTTTCCCCAAGATTTCCGACATTTCTTTGAGGGTGGTTTTCTCCTTTCCGCCTAAGAAAAGGGTGGTGTCGCAGTTGCCGGCTATGGTATCGGCGTTGTCCTTGTAAATGGCTTTTAACTGCGACTGGCTCTGCAAAATGATTGAAGCGGAGATTTCCCGGCTTCGTATGGTGGCTATGAGCTTTTCAAACTTCGGTATCTGCCCGATATTTGCAAACTCGTCTAACAGACAGCGCACATGGACGGGCAGCCTGCCGCCGTATTCATCATCTGCCTTGTCGCAAAGGAGATTGAAAAGCTGCGTGTAAAGAATACTCACAACAAAGTTAAATGTATCGTCGGTGTCGGAAATGATAACAAACAGGGCGGTCTTGCGGTCGCCTATGGTGTCAAGCTCCATTTCGTCGGTTTCCATAAGGTCGCGCAGCTCCTTAATGTCAAAGGGGGCAAGCCGCGCACCGCAGGAAATGAGGATAGAGCTTCTTGTCTTTCCCGCAGACAGCAGGAATTTCTTATACTGCCGGACGGCAAAGTGTTCCGGGTCTTTTTCCTCCAACCGTTCAAACATGAGGTCAACGGGGGACTGAAATTCCGGGTCGTCCTCGCGGGCTTCACTGGCATTTATCATTTCAAGCAGCGTCGTAAAGTTCTTTTCTTCCTCCGGGGCTTCGTACCAAATGTAGCCGATAAGGGCGCAGTAAAAGAGCCGTTCCGATTTTACCCAAAAATCCTCCCCGGCTTTTTCCCCGTCCCCTTTGGTGTTGGCAATCAAGGTATTTACCAGTTTCAAAATATCTTTCTCGCTGCGGAGATAGGCAAAGGGATTGTATTTCATGCTTTTTTTGAAGTTAATGGTGTTCAGCACCTTTATCCGATACCCGCCCCGCTGTAAGAGTTTCCCACATTCGACTAAAACCGTTCCTTTCGGGTCGGTTACAACGTAACTGCTGTGCATTTGCATTAAATTCGGCTTCACAAAAAATCTCGTCTTGCCGCTGCCGCTTCCCCCGATAACAAGGATATTTTTATTCCTTGCATACTTCGGCTGCTTTGGGCGGCTGTTCATGGTAAGCCGTTCCGTCTGTGTGAGCAGCACGTTATTTTGAAATACCGGGTCGGTGTAGGGACGTATATCTTCGGCATTTCCCCAACGGGCAGAGCCGTATTCCACACCTTTGCGGTATTTCTTCGCGTTCTTGCCTTTGACATAGACAATCAGCCGGATAAGTACCGCGCCGAAAAGCCCTGTCAGTAAATCCATAGGGGCAAGGCTCGGAAGCGGATTTGCAAAGGCAGCGGAAAAGCCGTCTGCAAGGGAAAGCACCTTGCCGGACAGGTCAGCCCCCGGCGCAAGGCGTACCGCCTGCCCGACTTTATCAAAGAGATACATAAAGAGCAGATAGGGAATATTGGGAAGTATCAGCCTTTTCCAGTTGATAGCGTTCATCTTGCAATCCCCCTGTCTTTGTTCTTGACTTTCTCCCGCTGTGCGTTCAAAGCTGCCGCCTTTTCTTTGAGGGAAACAATCAGCTTGCGGATAGAGGGCTTTTGCTCCTGCGTCAGCTTCTTTGCGGAAAACTCCTTGAAAGCTGCGGTCAGTGCGTCCGCGTCCCGTCCCTTAAAAAACACAAGATAGCGGGGCGGGGTTTCGGTGCTGTCTTTCTTTAAGGCAAAGTCAATCCCGTATTTTTTCGCCGTACTCTCAAAGGCTTTGATATTCTCCTTTGTGATTTCAATGTTGGAAACGCCCGCGTTCTGCTTCATAAGCTGCTTTAGGGTCTGCTTGCCATGCGGGATTTTCTGTTTGTCATGCTGCTTTTTCATCTGTGCAAGCAGGGCTTTCATAGCCTTTTGGAGCTGCTGCGCGGTCAGCTTTCCGGTCTTGATGTAAAGGGCTATGGTCTTTTCGTTGGTTTCCTCCTGCAATGGGTGTCCTCCTTTCGTGTTCTATGGTGGTATGCCCGCCGCCGGGAAACGGGACGGGCATGAAAAAAGAGCATCCGCTTTCACTCCGCCCTGTTAAATCCGTACCCGCAGCCCGGAAAGGTCTGCCGCCCGAATACCCACAAGATACCAGTTGTCCCCGTACTCCATACGGGTCGGCTTCCATTTGCCCCGCACAAAGACCTCCATGCAGTCGCCGCAATGCAATCCCCCGTAATAGTCGTTTACGTCAAAGCGAATGTCGTAGCGGTCAGCGGTTTCATCAAAAATCAAAGCTCCTGTTTTCTGTGTCATCATAAAATCCTCCTTTGGGTTGGTTTACAGGCTTTCGCCCTCGTTGCAGGTGTAATCGGGTATGCCCTTGCTTCTTGCCGACTGGATAGTGCGCCCGCCGTACATATCGTGAGATACAAGGGACGTGTAATAGCTGCCAATCGTAGACGGAGCATTGAAAAGGGCAGCTTTCATGTACTGCTTGATGTTGCGGATTTTGGTGGTGTTTTCCTGCATACAGTCCAGTACAAAGCGGATATGTTCGCTGTTCAGTTTCATAAATTTTGCTTTTACAAGCTCTGCCGGGTGGTCGTCCCCGGCGATACGGATTGTTCTTCGTTTGGTGCAGACGGTTTCAAGAATAAGGGCAAGGATTTCCTCTATCCTGTCCCGGTCAAGGTATCTGTCCTGTATCAGATAGTCGTACTCGATATTGTCCTTGATGATTTCCTCATACACGCTGTATGCGTCTGTCGCTTCCTTTCGCTTCCGTTCCGGCAGCTGTGCCGCGTCCTCTAAGGGAGAGGGATTTAGGGAATGGAAAGGAATGGAATGGGTACTTGATATATCTGTATTTAATTTTTCTTTTTTTGGTAAGTTAGTTTTTTGTATCTCTTTATTTAATTGCGTTGGATTTTCCGACGTCGGGTTATCCGGTGTCGGATTTTCCAATATCGGCTTATCCGCTGTTGGATTTTCCAATACCGGACAATCCAATGCCGGGGGCTGTGGCTGTTCGTAAATGGTGTACTCAATAGCGGTCATTTTGCCTTTCTCGTCGCGTCCCTGCCGCCTTGTGATATATCCGGCTTTTTCAAGCTCCCATACAGCGGTGCGGATAGCGTCGATACTTTCCCGGTTGATAAGGGACAGCCCTGCAAGGGTGTAGTCCCAATCTTCGGGAAGTGAGAGCATTTGCGACAACAAGCCCTTTGCCTTTAGGGAAAGTTCCTTGTTGCGTAAATGGTGGTTGCTCATAACCGTATAACCTTTGTTCTTTTCCACGCGGAAAACTGCCATAGCTTCATCACTCCTTTGGTTGGATTTGTTACGCAGTAGAAACGCGATTTTGAGGGAAAAGGTATCAACCCTTGCCTTTCTCATTTCCGCGCTCTAAGAGCCGCATAAATCAAGGCTTTATTTGCCCTTACTGCGTAACATGAGGGCATAAAAAAAGCAGCGTTCCTGTTCTCCTGTGTGGGAGTGAGAAACGCCGCCTTATAGGTGGTGCTTATTTTATTTTTTCTTTTCGACGTGCCGCGTAAGGTGGTGTAGTGGTTTATCCGGCAGCTTCGCAGGTGCTTTTGCATATCAAGGCTCAATTCGTTAAAAGTAGTAAATGAGTAGTAAAATCAATCTGCAAACCTGCGAATATGCCTGTAAATCAAGCATTTTTCAAGACAATCAACTAATTTATATTAAAATATTATAATATTACAACGAATTGTTACAAAATTACTTATTATTAACCATGAACATTTGTTTTGTGCTATCATATTTATATAAGGTAATTATCATAAAAAATATCTTGTTCATACAGTTTTATATAGAAAAAAGAAATGAAGCTTTTCTTTATATAAGTATATTTTGTAAATTGCCTCTATATTTATAGTTTAAATAATAGTGGTATTAAAAATCTGACAACAAAAATAAAACTTTCAAAAAATTAAATCTAAAAAGAATAGGAGATAAATATGAGTATTGAAGATTTATATGATTTTGAATGTGTTCCTTTGAACAATGAGATTGATATTGATGTTTTATTTGAAAAGATGATAGAAGATGGAAAAGAAAAAGAATATACACCAATTATAGTCATTGATGAAAAAGTAGGGCTATTAAGAAAAAATATAGATATGATTACTAAAGAGTATGGTTCTCTTGAAAACTATAGAGAGTATTGTTTAACAAAATATAATGAAATTGATGTAAATCAATTTTTTGATTTTAGGAAGAGTGAGATTTCAGAATTATTAAAGGAGCTAATTGATTTAGAAGATGATTTTTATGATTATAAACATTTTAGACCAATTATGAATATAGATATATTTCATGAATATAACAAAGTTTACATAGCTAAAATTCCAACAATTAAACCATATGAAGTATTTGCATACATACCTATTGGCGGATTTAATGATTGTCCTAGAGATGAAGAACATATAGCTATTGCAAAATATTGGTATGAAAAGCATGGAATCTTTCCAATCGCAATTGGATGTGATACAGTTCAATATTCTGTAAAAAATTTAACTAAAGATGGTAAAAAATTTGATGACTTATGTATTGAATTAGTATTTTATTGTGAGGATATTATTATACAAGGGTATGAAACCTTAAAGGCTCTTAAGGATGTATTAAAACGCTCTACAATAGTGCTTTTTTGGTGGGATTGATATTCTATCATTTAGATAGTATTAAATTGTTAGTCACCAAGAATCCACTTGCTTTAGTTATGGGGAGTGTGTCAAACTAGGTTTTTATACACAGTGTAGCATAGTAATATGTTTAAATTACAAAGGTTAAAAAAATACTTTAATATTTTTAATATTATAATTAATAGATTTAAAGGTAATTATAATTTATAAAATAAATACTTTATATGTTATAATCATTAAGAATGTAAAAAAATAATATATAGTTTTATAGTTCATATTTTTCCAGATATGGAGGTAAATTTTGTGAAGGAAAAAGAAAAATTAGATAAATTAAAAAAAATGTTACTTGAATTAGGCAGTGTTGTAGTTGCTTATTCTGGTGGAGTAGATAGTAATTTTTTGCTTAAGGTTGCAAAAGATACATTAGGTGAAAATGTTATAGCTGTGACTATTCATGCAATGATGCATTCAAGTAGGGAAATTGAAGAGGCTAAACAATATACTCAAAATTTTGGTGTTAAACATATCATATTAAATATAGAAAACTTTGATTTAAAAGAATTTAAAGAAAATGGTGTTGATAGATGTTATCATTGTAAAAAATATATATTCTCTAAAATAAAAGAGGTAGCAAAAGAACATAATATAAAGTACATAGTAGATGGAACAAATATAGATGATTTAGGAGACTATAGACCTGGGCTTAAGGCATTGAGTGAATTAGGAGTAATTAGTCCATTAAAAGATAGTAGTTTAAAAAAAGAAGAAATTAGGTCGCTTTCAAAAACATTAGGATTAAATACTTTTAATAAACCATCATTTGCATGTCTTGCGAGTAGGATACCTTATGGAGTTGAAATAACAGATGAAAATTTAAGAATAGTAGAAAAGAGTGAAGAATATCTATCCAATTTAGGTTTTTCTCAATTTAGAGTGAGAATGCATGGAGATATAGCTAGAATAGAAGTTGGACAGGAAGAACTAGGTAAATTTTTTGAAAATAACAATTTTAATAAAGTTGATACTAAATTAAAAATATTTGGCTTTAAATATGTTACACTAGATATGTCAGGATATAAAATGGGAAGTATGAATTTAAATGTGTAGATTATTTTAAAAATAAATAAGTTTTATAGTTAATATAAGGAAACAGGAGGTTTTATGAAAAATTATACGTTAATATCGCCATGTTTTTTTGGAATGGAAAAAATGCTGGCTAGAGAGATTACTAATTTAGGATATGAAATAATAAAAACAGAAGATGGAAGAATAACATATAAAACTGATGAGTTTGGAATAGCAAAGTCAAACATGTGGTTGAGATGTGCTGAAAGAGTACATCTTAAAATTGCTGAATTTGAGGCAAAAAGCTTTGATGAATTATTTGAAAATACAAAAAGAATAAACTGGTCTAGATATATACCTTATGGAGCTCAATTTCCTATATCAAAAGCTTCCTCTATAAAATCAAAATTATACAGTACACCAGATGTACAAGCCATAGTAAAAAAGGCTATAGTAGAAAGCTTAAAGAAAAGTTATTTGGAGGATGGTTTGCTTAAAGAAGATAAGGAGAAATACCCTATTTTTGTATTTATACACAAAGACAAAGTAACCATTTCTATAGATACAACAGGAGATGCTTTGCATAAGAGAGGATATAGAGAAAAGGCAAATAAAGCTCCAATAAGAGAGACTTTAGCTGCTGGGCTTATTTATTTAACTCCCTGGAAAGCAGGTAGAGTTTTAGTAGACCCTATGTGTGGTTCTGGTACTATATTGATTGAAGCTGCTATGATTGGTATAAATATGGCACCTGGCTTAAATAGAGAGTTTATATCAGAAAAGTGGAGAACTCTTGATAAGAAAATATGGTGGGATGTAAGAAAAGATGCTTTTAATAAGATAGATAATGAATCTAAATTTAAGATTTATGGATATGATATAGATGAAGAATCTATAGATATAGCTAGAGAAAATGCTGAAATAGCAGGTGTAGATGAATATATAGAGTTTAATGTAGGAGATGCAACTCAATTTAAAAGTGAAGATGAGTTTGGATTTATAATCACTAATCCTCCTTACGGAGAAAGATTAGAAGATAAAGACAGTGTTAAACAGTTGTATAAGGAGCTTGGTTATGCATTTAGAAAATTAAAAAATTGGTCGTATTATTTGATAACTTCTTATGAAGACTTTGAATATGAGTTTGGGCAAAAAGCAGATAAAAAAAGAAAATTGTATAATGGTATGTTAAAAACTAACTTTTTCCAATATCCGGGTCCTAAGCCTCCTAGAAATAATAAATAAGTTTTACATGATTTATTTGTAAAATATAAAATTTTATTAAAATAAGTAAAACATTATGATGCCTTGAAACGTCTAATTATTGTGAGGAGATTTTTGTGAACAAATTTAAAGATTTAAAGATTTATAGGATTAGGAGGAGTTAAATGAAAGTGTTAAAGCTTATTACTGTAGTAGCCCTGATGATGTTATTTGTTACTGGATGTAATATAAAAACTGAATCTCCAGAACAATTAGCGAAGATACCTGACTATGATGATACAAAAAAAGTATTGTATGATGGTATTGACCAGTTACTAAAACCAGATTCATCTATGATATTGCCTTCTAATACAAAAGAAGTAGGAAAAATAAATAAGGTAGATTTAAACAGCGATGGAATTGATGAATTAGTAGTATTTGAACAAAAAGAAGATTTAAGTAATAATGTGAGTCAGGTAGGGTTTGTAACCTTGAGTTACAATGGAGAAAAATACGTACTTGGAGACCATTTTTTAGAAAATGGCGAATCAATAGAATATGCTAATTTTTATGATTTGGACTCAGATGGATATAAGGAAGTTATCTTATTGGTTAAATCCAAAGACAAAACGAATATGCATATATATAAAGTAGTAGATAATGAAATAACAAAAATATATGACTTGGATGCATCATGGCTTCAAAATAAAGAAGATTTTAATGACATGAAAGTAAAAATTGGATATATAGATGGAGATGACAAGTTAGACATATTGATGCTTCATTTGAATAATAAGACTAATGAAATGTTTGCAAGTGTTGCAAATTTTGATGGGAAAATGAAAATCAAAGATTCTGTTAAGTTTGAAAATGTAAAAAACTTAAGTGAATTATATATAACATTAGGTAATGTTGCTTCATCTGTTGGAAATTCTTCTGCAGCTATAAAAGGTATTGTACTTGATATTCCTATATTGAAAGATAATAACTATATTACGCAGATACTTTATATGAAAGATGGGAAAATTAACAAAGCTTTTAGTGATTATGATAAAACTATTACTAAATCTTATTATATACCTGTAGATGATATTGACAAAGATAAGATTATAGAAATACCTATAGTTGCAGGCAGTACAGGTAATAATAAAAATACTTATAGTTCTAAATCATCTGCAACTATAAGTTGGTATAGATGGAATGGAAAAGAAGGTGCTGACTCAAGTTTAATATTTACAAGTCAGATATATTATAATTATAAATATAATTTTAAATTATTTATTCCAAATAATTTATTTGATAAAATACTTGTTGAACAGGAATTTGTTGGAGAAAAAGCAGTATTTAAATTTTACTATTTTGACTATTCAGACCGTAAGAATTTATTTAATATAGTAGTAGAGAGTAAAAATAAACTTGAAGATAGAAAAAATACAGGTACTCAAAATTCTATTGTACTTCAAGAGAGCGATGAATATACTTTCTTACTAGTTGTAAACAATGCAAATGAAATGGATAAGCTAGATATGACTATAGACGCATTAAAAGAATATTTCTCATTAATATATGGTTAATATTATACTCAATTGGAGGTTTTATTTTATGAAGGAAAAGATACTTATACTAGAAGATGAAATTGGTATTAGAAGTTTTGTTAGTATAAACTTAAAAAGGGAAGGCTATGAAATAGTTGAGGCAGGTACTGGAAGAGAAGCTATAGAAAAAATGACAACAGAAAAGGATATTACAATAGCTCTTTTAGATGTAATGCTTCCAGATATAAGTGGTATAGAAGTATGTAAATTTATAAGGGAGAATTTTGACCAAGTAGGTATAATAATGCTTACTGCTAAAGCTCAAGAAGATGATAAAATAGAAGGATTTATCTCAGGAGCAGATGATTACATCATAAAACCATTTAGTATAAAAGAGCTTTTAGTCAGAGTTTCTGCTCTTCTTAGAAGAGTAGCAAAGGATGATTCAAGTGTTAAGTCGAGTGAGATAGTTTCTCCACCATTTATACTTGATATAGACAAAAGAAAATTATTTAAAAATGGAAAGGAAATTGAGCTTACACCAACTGAATTTTCAATAGTGAAATATCTAATAT from Clostridioides difficile ATCC 9689 = DSM 1296 includes the following:
- a CDS encoding PcfB family protein, coding for MQEETNEKTIALYIKTGKLTAQQLQKAMKALLAQMKKQHDKQKIPHGKQTLKQLMKQNAGVSNIEITKENIKAFESTAKKYGIDFALKKDSTETPPRYLVFFKGRDADALTAAFKEFSAKKLTQEQKPSIRKLIVSLKEKAAALNAQREKVKNKDRGIAR
- a CDS encoding DUF4253 domain-containing protein, with the translated sequence MSIEDLYDFECVPLNNEIDIDVLFEKMIEDGKEKEYTPIIVIDEKVGLLRKNIDMITKEYGSLENYREYCLTKYNEIDVNQFFDFRKSEISELLKELIDLEDDFYDYKHFRPIMNIDIFHEYNKVYIAKIPTIKPYEVFAYIPIGGFNDCPRDEEHIAIAKYWYEKHGIFPIAIGCDTVQYSVKNLTKDGKKFDDLCIELVFYCEDIIIQGYETLKALKDVLKRSTIVLFWWD
- the larE gene encoding ATP-dependent sacrificial sulfur transferase LarE codes for the protein MEVNFVKEKEKLDKLKKMLLELGSVVVAYSGGVDSNFLLKVAKDTLGENVIAVTIHAMMHSSREIEEAKQYTQNFGVKHIILNIENFDLKEFKENGVDRCYHCKKYIFSKIKEVAKEHNIKYIVDGTNIDDLGDYRPGLKALSELGVISPLKDSSLKKEEIRSLSKTLGLNTFNKPSFACLASRIPYGVEITDENLRIVEKSEEYLSNLGFSQFRVRMHGDIARIEVGQEELGKFFENNNFNKVDTKLKIFGFKYVTLDMSGYKMGSMNLNV
- a CDS encoding VirD4-like conjugal transfer protein, CD1115 family, which translates into the protein MNAINWKRLILPNIPYLLFMYLFDKVGQAVRLAPGADLSGKVLSLADGFSAAFANPLPSLAPMDLLTGLFGAVLIRLIVYVKGKNAKKYRKGVEYGSARWGNAEDIRPYTDPVFQNNVLLTQTERLTMNSRPKQPKYARNKNILVIGGSGSGKTRFFVKPNLMQMHSSYVVTDPKGTVLVECGKLLQRGGYRIKVLNTINFKKSMKYNPFAYLRSEKDILKLVNTLIANTKGDGEKAGEDFWVKSERLFYCALIGYIWYEAPEEEKNFTTLLEMINASEAREDDPEFQSPVDLMFERLEEKDPEHFAVRQYKKFLLSAGKTRSSILISCGARLAPFDIKELRDLMETDEMELDTIGDRKTALFVIISDTDDTFNFVVSILYTQLFNLLCDKADDEYGGRLPVHVRCLLDEFANIGQIPKFEKLIATIRSREISASIILQSQSQLKAIYKDNADTIAGNCDTTLFLGGKEKTTLKEMSEILGKETIDSFNTSENRGREVSHGLNYQKLGKQLMTEDEIAVMDGGKCILQLRGVRPFFSDKYDITKHPNYKYLSDYDKKNTFDMEKHLRRRPALVKPDEPFDYYEISEADLQEDTDHE
- a CDS encoding Maff2 family protein translates to MEFFNSAIDVLQTLVIALGAGLGIWGVINLLEGYGNDNPGAKSQGIKQLMAGGGVALIGTILVPLLSGLFG
- a CDS encoding THUMP domain-containing class I SAM-dependent RNA methyltransferase, whose translation is MKNYTLISPCFFGMEKMLAREITNLGYEIIKTEDGRITYKTDEFGIAKSNMWLRCAERVHLKIAEFEAKSFDELFENTKRINWSRYIPYGAQFPISKASSIKSKLYSTPDVQAIVKKAIVESLKKSYLEDGLLKEDKEKYPIFVFIHKDKVTISIDTTGDALHKRGYREKANKAPIRETLAAGLIYLTPWKAGRVLVDPMCGSGTILIEAAMIGINMAPGLNREFISEKWRTLDKKIWWDVRKDAFNKIDNESKFKIYGYDIDEESIDIARENAEIAGVDEYIEFNVGDATQFKSEDEFGFIITNPPYGERLEDKDSVKQLYKELGYAFRKLKNWSYYLITSYEDFEYEFGQKADKKRKLYNGMLKTNFFQYPGPKPPRNNK
- the walR gene encoding cell wall metabolism DNA-binding response regulator WalR, whose product is MKEKILILEDEIGIRSFVSINLKREGYEIVEAGTGREAIEKMTTEKDITIALLDVMLPDISGIEVCKFIRENFDQVGIIMLTAKAQEDDKIEGFISGADDYIIKPFSIKELLVRVSALLRRVAKDDSSVKSSEIVSPPFILDIDKRKLFKNGKEIELTPTEFSIVKYLISNAKQSLSRDQILDEVWGTNYLYDFKIVDVNIRRIRNKIEDDPSKPKYIQTIWGYGYCFRKEE
- a CDS encoding lipoprotein, with translation MKVLKLITVVALMMLFVTGCNIKTESPEQLAKIPDYDDTKKVLYDGIDQLLKPDSSMILPSNTKEVGKINKVDLNSDGIDELVVFEQKEDLSNNVSQVGFVTLSYNGEKYVLGDHFLENGESIEYANFYDLDSDGYKEVILLVKSKDKTNMHIYKVVDNEITKIYDLDASWLQNKEDFNDMKVKIGYIDGDDKLDILMLHLNNKTNEMFASVANFDGKMKIKDSVKFENVKNLSELYITLGNVASSVGNSSAAIKGIVLDIPILKDNNYITQILYMKDGKINKAFSDYDKTITKSYYIPVDDIDKDKIIEIPIVAGSTGNNKNTYSSKSSATISWYRWNGKEGADSSLIFTSQIYYNYKYNFKLFIPNNLFDKILVEQEFVGEKAVFKFYYFDYSDRKNLFNIVVESKNKLEDRKNTGTQNSIVLQESDEYTFLLVVNNANEMDKLDMTIDALKEYFSLIYG
- a CDS encoding DUF6017 domain-containing protein, yielding MAVFRVEKNKGYTVMSNHHLRNKELSLKAKGLLSQMLSLPEDWDYTLAGLSLINRESIDAIRTAVWELEKAGYITRRQGRDEKGKMTAIEYTIYEQPQPPALDCPVLENPTADKPILENPTPDNPTSENPTQLNKEIQKTNLPKKEKLNTDISSTHSIPFHSLNPSPLEDAAQLPERKRKEATDAYSVYEEIIKDNIEYDYLIQDRYLDRDRIEEILALILETVCTKRRTIRIAGDDHPAELVKAKFMKLNSEHIRFVLDCMQENTTKIRNIKQYMKAALFNAPSTIGSYYTSLVSHDMYGGRTIQSARSKGIPDYTCNEGESL